The Spirulina subsalsa PCC 9445 region CAATGGGGAAGAATTAAGCATATTAAAAGCAAAAGGTCAAGGTATTTTTATTTTAGCGTTACAAGGATTTCTCTTTTTTGGGACAGCCACTTATTTACTGAATCAAGTCAAGTCTCGGGTGGAAAATTCTCAGTCTTTACCTGTTCAGTATTTAATCATTGATTTCGGTCGGGTGACAGGAATTGATAGCTCGGCGGTTTTAAGTTGTAGTAAAATTCTCAGAATTGCCCAAAATTATCAAATTCAACTGGTTTTTACTAATATTTCCCCAGCCTTTCAGGAACAACTGACGAAGGGGGGAGGATTGAAAAAAGAGGCGGCGTTTTGCCATATTTTTCCAGATTTAGATCGCGGCTTGGAATGGTGCGAAACTCAGATATTAGACCAGATGGGCTGTTGTCGTTCGTCGGGGGATGAGTTAGAGCAACATTTGATCACACTGTTTGGACAAAAGCAACGGGTTGAACGATTTATGGGCTATTTACAGCCCCAACTGTTCCCCGCCCAAACCTTTATTTATACGCAGCAAGATCCCGGTGATGCTCTTTATTTTATTGGTCAAGGTCAGGTCAGTGTTTTGTTAGAATTACCCGATGGACAAACTAAGCGGTTACAAACCGCTAAAGCGGGAAATTTGCTGGGAGAAATGCGCTTTTATGGCAAAAATCCCCTGTCTACTTCAGTGGTAGCGGATACGGATTGTCAACTCTACCGTTTAAGTCAAGACGCTTTAAGCCAAATGCGTCAAGAATCCCCAGAGTTAGCGGAACAATTGGGGGGCTATATTATTCGCCTGTTGTGCGATAGTTTAGCCCGACGCGAACAACAATTAAAGGTTATGCTGTGACATTGAGGGGGCAGGGGAGAGGGGGAGACGAGGAATTAAGACTTATTCCCGACTCCCGACTCCCGATTCCCTTATTCAACAAGCCCTACAGAGACTCCCCACCAACCCATCTGCTATCCTAGAATGAAATCCCCCAAATAACCTTGACTGGTGCATGGAAAAAGCCCTTGAAAAGTAAGAACTCTCCCTCGGTGAAACATCCCCTCAAGCGCCTCATCCGCTACGGGCGCAAATATCGTCCTTTAATGTGGCAAGCGGGGATTTGTTCTGTTCTCAATAAACTCTTTGATCTCGCTCCCCCCCTCCTGATTGGGATGGCGGTGGATGTTGTGGTAGAGCAACAGAACTCTCTACTGGCTCGATGGGGCTTGGAGGATATTTTCAGTCAATTATTGATTTTATCGGTCTTAACGTTCATTATTTGGGGCTTAGAATCCATCTTTGAATACGCCTATGACCGACTGTGGCGCAATTTAGCCCAAAATGTTCAGCATGACCTCCGCTTAGATGGCTACAGTCACTTACAGGATTTAGAATTGTCCTTTTTTGAGGAACGCAGCACCGGGGGACTCCTCGCTATCATCAATGATGATATTAACCAGTTAGAGCGATTTCTGGATATTGGGGCCAACGAGATTCTACAAATCACAACTACCGTTATTGCGATTAGTGTGGGTTTTTTGATTCTCGCTCCTACTGTGGCTTGGATGACTATGATCCCCATTCCGGTGATTGTCTGGGGGTCGATTGTCTTCCAGAATAAACTCTCGCCCTATTATGCCCAAGTGCGGGAACAGGTGAGTTTACTCAGCGCTCGTCTGTCTAATAATTTAAGCGGCATTACCACGATTAAAAGCTTTACCACTGAGGTCTACGAAATCCAACGACTGGCGACGGAAAGTGAGGCCTATCGTCAAAGTAATTATCGGGCGATCGCACTGAGCGCCGCTTTTGTCCCTCTAATTCGCTTTGCCATTCTCTTTGGCTTTACGGCAACGCTTCTCATTGGGGGAGTCCAAGCGGCCGAAGGACAGTTAGCGGTGGGAACTTATAGTGTCCTAGTGTTCATGACTCAGCGTTTACTCTGGCCTCTCACCGGATTAGGGAAAACTCTCGATCAATACCAGCGTGCGATGGCCTCTACCCAGCGCGTGATGAATCTCCTTGATACCCCCATCCTCATTCACTCTGGGCATTTATACTTAGACCACGTTCAAGGGGCGATTGAACTAAAAAACGTTAATTTTGCCTATGGGAATGGGGTAGAAGTGATTAAAAACCTTTCTCTGCATATCCCGGCGGGTCAAACCATTGGCATTGCTGGTTCTACGGGATCGGGCAAAAGTACCCTAGTGAAATTACTGTTACGCCTCTATGAAATCCAACAGGGAACGATTACCTTAGATGGGGTGGATTTGCGGGATATTCAACTGCACAGTTTACGACAGGCGATCGCCTGGGTGAGCCAAGATGTCTTTCTCTTTCATGGCACTGTGGGGGACAATATCGCCTATGGTAGCCCGGAAGCCAGCCCAGAGGAGATCACCCACGCCGCGAAACTCGCCGAAGCTCACGAGTTTATTCTAGAACTCCCCCAAGGCTATGAAACCATTGTGGGGGAACGGGGACAAAAGCTCTCCGGGGGACAACGACAACGGATTGCGATCG contains the following coding sequences:
- a CDS encoding ABC transporter ATP-binding protein; protein product: MWQAGICSVLNKLFDLAPPLLIGMAVDVVVEQQNSLLARWGLEDIFSQLLILSVLTFIIWGLESIFEYAYDRLWRNLAQNVQHDLRLDGYSHLQDLELSFFEERSTGGLLAIINDDINQLERFLDIGANEILQITTTVIAISVGFLILAPTVAWMTMIPIPVIVWGSIVFQNKLSPYYAQVREQVSLLSARLSNNLSGITTIKSFTTEVYEIQRLATESEAYRQSNYRAIALSAAFVPLIRFAILFGFTATLLIGGVQAAEGQLAVGTYSVLVFMTQRLLWPLTGLGKTLDQYQRAMASTQRVMNLLDTPILIHSGHLYLDHVQGAIELKNVNFAYGNGVEVIKNLSLHIPAGQTIGIAGSTGSGKSTLVKLLLRLYEIQQGTITLDGVDLRDIQLHSLRQAIAWVSQDVFLFHGTVGDNIAYGSPEASPEEITHAAKLAEAHEFILELPQGYETIVGERGQKLSGGQRQRIAIARAILKNPPVLILDEATSAVDNETEAAISRSLEHITQNRTTIAIAHRLSTIRHADCIYVMEQGQIVEQGTHETLLAQQGVYANLWQVQTGSKPA